A window from Salvelinus sp. IW2-2015 linkage group LG5, ASM291031v2, whole genome shotgun sequence encodes these proteins:
- the LOC111963760 gene encoding olfactory receptor 10G4-like — protein sequence MSSVNFTGKNVEEFTITGFDHLSHQKLLGFLIFITYFLVLLGSGXNICIIXTDRRLHTPMYLLICNLAVVDIMFTTSXSTTMISVLLAXVKTISYYSCISRMYIYHLGDITGCLALSLMALDRTIAISTPLRYHSILNNARIFVLIIASWFIGIVCLGIALAWANFDSLPYCQPIIRYVFCDYPALIRAACVNPEPYFLIPTILALWLLAGQFPLILLSYVKIFYTLLRLPNNESRAQGFNTCICHIVVVSCYYAPKLVSVLLTRIGVRLNLTERNALLIIATLLPSLINPTVYCLKTKEMRKRLVQILSRKKRTVSIK from the coding sequence ATGTCTTCAGTGAATTTCACGGGGAAGAATGTGGAGGAGTTTACCATCACAGGCTTCGACCACCTCTCTCACCAGAAGCTCCTGGGCTTCCTCATCTTCATCACCTATTTCCTTGTGCTTCTGGGAAGCGGCAYCAACATCTGCATCATCGYGACGGACAGACGGCTGCACACGCCCATGTACCTCCTCATCTGTAACCTGGCYGTGGTGGACATCATGTTCACCACCAGCMCCAGCACCACCATGATCTCTGTCCTGCTGGCCRAGGTCAAAACCATCTCCTACTACTCCTGCATATCACGCATGTACATCTACCACCTGGGTGACATCACAGGGTGTCTGGCCCTGTCCCTGATGGCTTTGGACCGAACCATCGCTATCAGCACCCCTCTTAGGTACCACAGCATCCTGAATAACGCACGAATATTTGTGTTAATCATAGCTTCCTGGTTCATAGGTATAGTGTGCTTAGGAATTGCGCTTGCTTGGGCAAACTTTGACAGCCTTCCATACTGCCAGCCAATTATTAGGTACGTATTTTGTGATTACCCAGCTTTAATCAGGGCTGCTTGTGTCAACCCTGAACCTTACTTCCTGATTCCCACAATTCTGGCTCTATGGCTCCTCGCGGGCCAGTTTCCCTTAATTCTACTGTCATACGTTAAAATCTTCTACACACTCCTGAGACTGCCTAACAACGAGAGCAGAGCGCAGGGGTTTAATACCTGTATTTGTCACATCGTTGTGGTGTCCTGTTACTACGCTCCCAAGTTAGTCTCTGTGTTGTTGACGAGGATAGGGGTGAGGCTGAATCTGACGGAGCGTAATGCTTTACTGATTATAGCCACGCTATTACCTTCTCTGATCAACCCTACAGTCTACTGTCTAAAGACCAAGGAGATGAGAAAGAGATTGGTTCAAATACTGTCTAGAAAAAAAAGAACTGTATC